A window of Nicotiana tabacum cultivar K326 chromosome 24, ASM71507v2, whole genome shotgun sequence contains these coding sequences:
- the LOC142178535 gene encoding protein phosphatase inhibitor 2-like: MKGVKWDEAKLEEIEANKPVRMKITEPKTPFHHLKIDDENNFDEDGNGSDVDDDMTSCSSKSPKYKDDHVMDHNDDDDDDDDSERKRSFIEHRRGHYDEYKRIKELQQNGSFLEEDEEDDLLLEDGIKGIEIEKEKADTSA, from the coding sequence ATGAAAGGCGTAAAATGGGACGAGGCAAAATTGGAGGAAATAGAGGCAAATAAACCCGTGAGAATGAAGATAACAGAGCCAAAGACACCATTTCATCACCTCAAGATTGATGATGAGAACAATTTTGATGAGGATGGCAATGGTAGCGATGTGGATGATGACATGACATCATGTTCAAGTAAAAGTCCTAAGTATAAGGATGATCATGTCATGGATCATAATGACGAtgatgacgacgatgatgatTCAGAAAGGAAAAGGAGTTTCATAGAGCATAGAAGAGGGCATTATGATGAATATAAGAGAATCAAAGAGCTACAACAAAATGGTTCGTttcttgaagaagatgaagaggatGATTTATTATTGGAAGATGGTATTAAGGGCATAGAAATTGAGAAAGAAAAAGCAGACACTTCTGCATAG